The window GGCCAATGCGGGCGATGCACTCGCACGCGCGCTACGCACGCCGCCGCCCGGTGCGCCGGTGGTGCGGTGGCTCGAACTCACCGGAAAGCCGGGTCCCGAGCGGAATATTGCGCTGCACTGTGTGCCGCTCGATCTGGCGCCGGTCTTGCGCGACGATCTGTTCGGTCGCGTGGAGAGTGCCATCGTGACCAGTGCGACGTTGGCCACCGAGGACGGATTCGAGTTCGTCGAGCGACGGCTGGGCATCGATGCGCTGGACATGCCGCGGACGTCGTTGGTGTTTCCGTCGCCATTCGACTATCCCACGCAGGCATTGCTGGTGCTTCCCGATGACCTGCCGGCACCCAATCAGGATGCGCGCGCGCATCTGGCGGCAGTTGGTGAGCAACTGCGCGATCTGGTGGTGGCCAGCGACGGGGGATTGTTCGCGCTCTTCACCAGTCATCGCGATGTGCGCGAGATGGCCGCGCAGATGCGTGACGCGGGATACGACGCGCGCTGGCCGTTGCTGGTGCACGGCGAGGAACCGCGTGACGTGCTGCTGCAGCGCTTTCGTGACAGCGGCCGTGCCGTGCTCCTGGGTACCGCGACGTTCTGGGAAGGTGTGGATGTGCCGGGCAACGCCCTGCGCGGGCTGCTGATTGCCAAGCTGCCGTTTCGCGTGCCCAGCGAACCGATGGTGGCCGCGCAGTGCGAGGCCATCGAGGCCCGCGGCGGCAATTCGTTCGGCGAATTCATGCTGCCACACGCCTCGTTGCGACTGAAACAGGGATTCGGCCGGTTGATTCGCACTGCCACGGATCGCGGCGTGGTAGTGATCAGCGACCCTCGGGTGTTGACGAAGAGATACGGGCGGGAATTGCTGGATGGTCTCCCCCCGGCCCGTCGGATTTCCGGCCCCTGGTCGCAATGCCGGGTGGAGGTGCGCAAGTTCTACAACACAGTACTTAGTACCTAGTACCTAGTACTTAGTACCTGGTACCTGGTACTTGGTACTTGGTACTTAGTACTCACTCCTCACTCCCTCTCCCATGCAACTGGTTTTCGTAGGTCGCAATTACGCCGATCATGCCAAGGAAATGGGCAACGCGGTCCCCAAGGAGCCGTTGCTGTTCCTCAAGCCGCCATCGTCGATCATCAAGTCCGGCGAAGCCATTGTGCTGCACCCTGTATCCTCGCACATCGAATTTGAAGGGGAGATTGGTCTGGTGCTGGGCGGGCGCTTGCACCGAGCCAACGAAGTCGAGGCGCGCGCGGTACTCTCCCATATCGTGGCCATCAACGACGTATCCGCGCGGGACTTGCAGAAAAGCGATGGGCAGTGGGCACGCGCCAAGGGCCTCGACACGTTCTGTCCTTTGGGCGACCCGGCACCGGCACCAGCCGACCTGTCAGCTATCACACTGGTCACCACCGTGAACGGGGTCGAGTGCCAGCGGGCACAGGCCAGCGACATGGTGTTCTCCATCCCCACGTTACTGGCGTACATTTCGCAGTACATCACGCTGCAGGCCGGTGACATCGTAGCCACTGGCACACCAGCCGGTACCAGAAAGTTGTCGCCGGGCGATATCGTGACGGTCGAGCTCTCGGATGGGTCGGGGTTGCTCAGTCGCGTGTCGAATCCTGTTGTTGCAGGCACCTGAGCCTTTCGCAGGGGTAGAAGCCGCCGTCATGACCCGCCCGACGTCCAGCTCCGAGTCGCCGCCAGGCGCTACACGCGATGCCCCCACAGGGAGATCGCGCCGGAAGGGTGTCCGTGAGCGGGCCCGAATCGGTGGAGCAGAACGTCCCAAGCGTTCGCCCAGAGCACTGGCCATCTCCGTGCTGGCGCACGTGGTGGTGGCCGTTGTAGTGGCCCAACTGCTCACCTTCGGTCATGGATTGTCCTCCTTTCTTAATTTCGGAAAGGACGCCGACAAGCAGGAACGGGTGACATATGTCGCCACCAAACCACGGCCCACCAAGGCTCAGCCCGCCACCCCGGCCACCAAGCCGGCCGCGCAGCCACAAACCGAGTTGACGGTTCCGGGGGCGACGACGGGCGGGAACGCCGAGCTCCCCAGTGCTCCGCCCGTGGTGGCGCGTGCCGATACCGGGAGCGGTGGCGCCATTGGCGGCACCGGGAATGGCGTCGGTGCGGTCGATCCCAACCTCAAGGGCGTCGCACCCTCGTACGGCGACAAGCGGGTCTGGCAGGGTCCTGTTGGCAACGGCGTGGCGCCGGGGCGCGACGGTGTTGA is drawn from Gemmatimonadaceae bacterium and contains these coding sequences:
- a CDS encoding fumarylacetoacetate hydrolase family protein, with the protein product MQLVFVGRNYADHAKEMGNAVPKEPLLFLKPPSSIIKSGEAIVLHPVSSHIEFEGEIGLVLGGRLHRANEVEARAVLSHIVAINDVSARDLQKSDGQWARAKGLDTFCPLGDPAPAPADLSAITLVTTVNGVECQRAQASDMVFSIPTLLAYISQYITLQAGDIVATGTPAGTRKLSPGDIVTVELSDGSGLLSRVSNPVVAGT